TAGTAGGTAGGATCGTACATATTGGCCATGGGCTCGGGACTGGCCAGACCGACGAGTGCACTGAAGTTGCGGGCGGCGTAAAGGTATaacatggtgatgatgacggtcTGCCATGCTGTCAAGCGTCGAGAGAAGAATTTGGATATTTTTTGCGCAAACGATGGGCCATGTTTGTGACCTCTGTTCCTCCAGTCAGAGACGGTCATTTCTAGTAAGAGAGCAAGAGACGTACTTGTAGAGGTAAAACGTCCAAAACGACAATACGGCCAGGACTTGTAGACGCCTCGACTTGGAGGATGGTCGTCCGAGGACGTGATCTATCATGATGCAggtgggaaaagaagaaagcaagcaaaatcAGAGCGCAATAAACAGAGATCGCGAGGGTATTTTGATCTATATGCGGGTGTGTAACGTCAAATGTAATAATACATGGGTTATGTGCGTCTAGGCTCGATGTGACGGGCCTATTATGAATAGTATTGAATCGTAGGTGCAATGGCGGATCATTTCATTGAACACTCGAATCTTCAATTGTTTGTCGAGGCTTTGAAGCTATTCGTCAAGGGAGCACGCTGATTCGCTTCGCTGGATGTCGTCTCGTCTCGCAGATGGGCGGCTTTCATCGGATACGGCGGTCGGTCGGCTTCGTGAGAAGAGAAttaggaaaagaaagagaatccaaaaaagaagccaaatACCCAGCCAATCCAGAGCTGAATCCAACGACTAGAGGCCGACGCCTTCGAAAACGTCCGTGTGTCGGTCGGAGGTGGCGATACCCAAGTTCTTGGGAGCAAGCAATGGTGTATGTAGTATTGATGTATGAGCGTGTCCAGGGATAATGGAGATTACAAAAGGAAACATGGGAGAGTTCCGATTACGAGAGAAGCGGGAttggagcaggagcaggctTGTGACAGGCACATGTCATGCCCAAAATCCGATTTTCGGTAGGATTCTCGGCCTTGGGGGCAACGCTGTACGTCCTCGTGACGACGGTGGGAGGCGTCGAGAATGGCTTGCTGACATGTGAAAGCCAAGGGTGCCAATGACATGCAGGCCAATCAGAGCGCTGCCCACAAGAAGGAGACCCGGAATCCCCCCACGATTTTGGAGTATGACGGggtttgttcttcttttttgctaGCACGGAATACGGGGTAAAAGTTGGTTGCGAATGGATGCTTTTGCTGAAAGCGGCGTTTGGCAGCGTTCAAGCAGGGCGAGCGGGTGTCTCAAGATTGGACTGAGTCTGACGCCATGGCATGGTGAAGGTGGATGCAATTGAATTTGGGGCTCCCACGTTTTTGCTTGCTTAGCGATGTTCTGTGCCTAATTTGATGCTGCAATTGTAAGTGCCAAGCTGAATGCATGCAGTATTACTCCCAGGATATCCTTACTCGGCTCCCTCGGCAGGGATCAATAACACGAGAACGGCACGAGTTTACACCGACATGGCGAGGGTCTACTCGATGAGGACCTGAATTTTACATACCTTAAGTCGGCAATGCGAGTCTAccgagtacatgtagatgcAATCTCACTGCCATTTATTGATGCATGGACCTACGTGATACCCTAGAGTGATGCAAAACCGGTGTAATGGAATTTATTCCACGCTTTCTCTACCACAATTCCCATATGAGGAAGGATATGCAATTTAAATCGGCACAATGGTTGCATATATAATAACCGCACCAGTTGAAAGCATGTCAATTGTTGTCCAGTTCTTCGATTACGAGCATGTGCTGTGAGCTTTAATCACCGAGTCTCACCAACCGCTCTGCGACGGATGGACAACACCAATACTGTCCGTCGCGAAACGAACCGCCCTAAGCAGAGCCCCTTACAGCATTTCGAGAATAAAACAtcgaacaagaacaagaaaagaaccaTGGAACCCTCGGAATAATTAAGCCATTGAACAATCAGCTGGAGTTGTTCCTTCGGATTGCCCGGACCATCATAACACAAAATGCACACTATCCTCGTATGGCCCAAGTGCTTCTTGGCGCCCCTGGCTCTCGGTAGATTTCCTCTAGCGAAATAACCTATCTAGATTAAAGATCGTCTATGAGCTTATTAGTGAATCTTATCACGGTCTCGTCCATAGATCTAGAAAAACCAACCAAGTGCCCTGCAGAGCTGATCAATCTTGGACACGATATTTGTACTTCAAGACATTTGGATGATGTTACTTGTGACAACCGTCACgccatctctcatcttcttttcattgTTGACCACGCAAACAGACAATGGGGATATTCTCCCATAAACAGTCTCCAGAGCGAGACCCAAAACATTGAACTGAGACATGCGTCATGCTCCCGTACGTGTCGCCAGTAGCATCACGAAGATTCACTGACATGGGTCAGTTTGGACCCCGAAAAAAACAAGCTTGCTCATCTAGCTCATCAGCGCTAACCATTAATTATCAAGATGGACGATCTTGCACATTCCATCCCGGCCAGATTCATCAATCACGGCTCCCATCGCGGTGGGGCTACGTGATCAAAGCAGCTAGAAGTGCCGTCAAGCATCCAGCTGAGGTCGAACCCtggcaagggaaagaagcgCTGGACATGGGCGATGAGGAATTTGAGACATGTTGAGTGATTGTCCCCTGAGTGAAGGGCTGGATTTATAAAGAGAGGCTGCCTCATGGCTTTGCTTGGGAATGTTGTTGGCAGAACAGTTGCTCCTTCAACTCTTACAATTACGAGGACAAGGCGTCGAGATGGTTCATCTGTGCAAGCTTGCGGCCGTTGTGGCTTTGGCTGTTGCGGCACCTTCTGCTGCCATTGATCCTAATGCTATTTATGACGGAGGCATCAAGGGGAACAATGGGACAATCCagcttgccattggcaacGGCGGTGCCGGCCAGAGTGGTCTGATCAAAGGTACGTATATACAAACAATAAAAGGATATTCACATCTCTTGTACATGGAAATCTAACACAGTTTGTTGCCGACAGCTCTCGCAGATGCGTACATCAAAGATTCCGTCTCCAACGGCACCAAGCCCTTCAGAGTCGCCTGGTACACCAGCGACACCACCTACAGCATCCAGTATCTCCAGTCTGGCCTCATCGACGTTGGCATCACCTACAACCCGGCCGCagagaagattgccattgaCCAAGGCATCGCTATTTCCCCCAGCTACTATGCCTTCCGGGACCACTTTATACTGGCCGGTCCTATAGCCAACCCtgccaacatctccaagtcgACGGATATTTACACCATGTTTTCACAGATCAGACAGGTTGCTGAGAATGAAGTGACTACACCACCTGTGCGATTCTTGAGCCGTTACGACAAATCTGCTACCAACATTAAGGACACCCTGCTGTGGGCTAGCATTGGCCAGGTACGTCTGAGTGTTACTCAATTTTCATTGTCCTAGTCAACTGTAACTGACTATACTCTTCTCCAGGTCCCTTGGGCTACTGCTTACTCTACCTGGTATCACCAATACATTGCCTTCCCCATCCAAGCTCTCACTGCTGCCATTCTGCTGAATGAGTACACCATCACTGACCGTGGCACGTATCTGTCTTTGGATGCCAAGCTGCGCAACCAGATGGTCATTTACAAGGCCGGCTCGGATAGTGCTGACGATCCTCTTCTGAACCCTGCCCATCTTTTGGTCGGAAAGAAGGCGCCTCATCCAAAGGTGGCTGTCGACTTTGCCAAATGGGTGGTTGGCAAGAGAGGACAGGCTGTGATTGTCGGGTTCAAGAAGGACGGCCAGCAGCTGTACAGCCCGGCGCCGTCGAATTCCACTGCCTAATGATTGTGCATATGAttatgtatatataaacaTACTGGGGGTTGAATCAAAATAATGATGAGTACATTATGTACATTTTGTCTAATTTATAGCATATCATGAATaaatccttcttcatcgtaCTATCGCCAATGATTAACTCGTTGAGACCCAACATCTTTGGCGACAGCTGGGTAAAGATGGAAGGGCTTTGAATAGATTGTCAATGTATCGACCATGTAGTCCTTCTAATTGATAAGATTTACATGACAATGTTTATCTGTTCCATCATCAATCGATAAATGATTGAAGCCTAACATCGATACAATTACTGTGCGAGTTGAGGACATTCGCACTTAGCTACATGAACCTGTGTACACATTTCCCTCGCCCCTCATTGGCTGGAGCTGCACACACATCCCACCAAGCCCAACCTCAGGCCCCCACTTGCAATTATCTCGATTTCCCATACTTTTTTCGGCCTGCCAGCAAAACCTCACCAACTCGACAACATCATGAGGAGGAGCCCATGAAACTCCCCGGGCGAGTGGACGGCTCTTTCTGCGGTGCGGTGCTGTCGACCCGATCATCAGCCGCGGCAACTCTGCGCAGCAATGTGTTTCCGAGGCCGCAGCCCCGGGATGCTTCGCAGAGACCAGCAACGCCGGTAACGACGCAAACGCACCACAGCCTCGTCTGCCCACGGAGCTCGCAATGGCTGCTGGCGACGTTTGTGCCGGGCCTCGAAAAGCACCGCACCGCTTCAACGCAGAAGACGCAGATTCCACGACGCACCGCCCGCGCCTACGGGACAGCCGCTGCCTCGTTGGCCGTGGGCACACGACAACGACCGCCGCCTGTCGTGATCCaagacaaggacaagatgcTCTCATATGTCGACCAGGCCGAAGTAGGGACTGCCGAGGAGTATTTTGACTTTTACAGGGACCCGTATCGCCGAGGGTATGCCGCTCCGGATGGGCCAAAACTGCGAGTGTCGGAGAGAAAGGGCGATGTGCAGTATCCCTCATCGGAGGAGACAGCCATGGTGGATGACGGGACGCAGGGTGTTCTGACCCGACTCCAGACTGCCATTGGTCAACGACTGCGGCATCCACATCGCTACACTCTCGACGGGATATACAAACTATACTGCCAGCTTCCAGAACCTCGCATGCTATGCCTCACGTGGCAGTGGCGAAATAGACTATTGAAAGTCATGGGTACACCTCAAAAGAGGGACATGGACACAATGCTGCGCTACTTCGCCCTGGTTGCGGATGTCAAAAACGCCGGACTCACTCTCCGCCGTTCACAGTGGAATTTCGCGCTGGCCTTTGCATCCAAGTATACTGCCAGGGCTACAACCGAGGAGATGGAATCGGCACTGAGAATttggaaagaaatggaaaaagaagcGCAGGTTATGGGAAACGATGTGACGTTTAACATTTTGTTCGATGTTGCCGCCAAAGCAGGCAACTTTACACTGGCCGACATGATTTACAAAGAAATGGAGAATCGGGGGATTGAGTTTAACCGTTTCCACCACGTCAGTCTCATTCATTATTTTGGACTGAAGCTTGACTCTGGGGGACTTCGAGCGGCATACCGAGAAATGGTAGAGTCGGGCGAGATGATTGATACTGTTGTCCTCAATTGCGTCATCTCAGGGCTTCTCAGGTGTGGCGAGGAGggagcagctgaagagaCGTATCAGCGAATGAAAAACGACCACCACATGGCAGCGGAGATTCCCCAAAAGGACTACATGATGAACAAGGTCGTCACCAAAGTTCTCATGATGTTTACTCGAGTTGGCAAGCAGCATCCAGAGCTGAAGAAATCCTTTCAGACAAACGTCAGCCTTACTCCAAATCTGCACACTTACAAGCTGCTGATTGACCACTATGCCACTCGCATTGGCAACCTTCAAAAGGTTGCCCAATATCTGGATGAGATGAAACATTTGAAAATCTCCATCGAACCCACCATctttttggccttgttcAAGGGATTCTACATACATGGCGGATTTACCGGCTCGGACTGGTCTGAGCAGCGCCTGGAAGGTGTGCTGGCAGCCTTCTACCAGGCCCACGACGAGCGTGCCGAGGGGTTCCGTATAGACCAATGGGTGGTCATCTGGGCCCTGCGTGCGGTTAAAAAATGCTGCTCCAACGAGACGCTTCTCGAAACCTTCGATTCCATGTCCCAGAGGTGGGATATCAACCCGGACCGGCTGCAGTTTATGCATGCACTGTTTGAGAACATTCTGCATGACAAAGATCTCAAGTCTACGCGAAATGAGGATCTTCAGTATCAGCGGAGCAGAAAGGATACGTCGTGGCTATGATTAGGTCTCGACCTGTGTGATTGTATATAAGTGTTCATGTACGTTAGATAGCATTTGCCAAACATATAGACTAGCCCTATCATACGTCGATGGGGATCATCATGGAATGCAGCAATGATTTTATGACTAGTTTGAATCATATCCAGGTATCAGTCTCCAAGAATCTCCAAGAGTGAATGCAAACTGGAGCCGGCACGGAACGAGTTTTGTTTTGTATGTGACTTGTGAATTGGTCCCACGTCTAATTCGAGTTATTTACTCTGTCGCAACAGTCCACCACCCATTCATAGCACCAAGCGTCCAGCCCATATAAGCCTTTTGTAATCGAAGCAGTCGTTTACTGGGTCTTGTAGGTTTGGTAGACTAGCCTCGGGTATTAGCATCACAGCGCAAACGCAAACGAAAACCGCGATCCATGGCGGGGCAGCAAGTCGAACTCACCGGCAATGCCAAAGGGAGCGAAGAAGCCGGTGGCCATGAAGGCCCAGTAGCCGGCGCCGAACCACTTGCTGCGAGGGTTGAAGGGCAAGTTGGAGTAAGGGCCCTCGGGGTAGTGGTAAGGAGAGGACATGCGAGGGCGGGTGGTGTGGAAGCCTCGGCGGGCGACCGCGGAGGTGGTGCGAGTGGCGGCGCGGGAGAGCATCTGGACGAGGTCAATTAGCTGGACGAAGCACGGCGGAAGGTTTATTTCGTAAAGGGAATTGCGGACTTTGACAGGCGTTCGAGATTGGCGAGGCGTGGAGTTGCAGCGAGGTTGAGATTCTTGTTCTGCGGCTATAAAGCTTCCCGGGTTCAATATGGTTCGATTGAGGTCAAAACGAAAGGCTTGGCGCTGCCGGTCACGTGCAGCTCTGCAGCAATCTGTGCTGACTAAGATTAGTTCGGGTTCTATGGACCGaagccaagctgctgcatctcgatGCGCCTGTCACCGCCTTCTCCTGCTGGCACcactattttcttttctgccgTCCTAAATCCACTTCTTTCTCGGGAAAGTTTGGGCAAGCAATCTTTGCATTCTCTCATCCCTGGGAGCAGTTTCGGTCTTCCAGGTAGCTAATGTGGTTGCTGTGATATACCATTTTAATTGCTGACCTAAATTTTTCTGTTTTACAGCTTTTTCAAGAGCTGCACTCAACGATTTTAGACCACAGGACGGCTGGTTCGACCATATACTGGAATCGACCCccgtgctttttttttcatatCACCTTGATTTTCTACCCTCTCCACAACCACAATTGAGTGGTAAAATtcagccaagatggatgACCTGTTTGATGTTttcgaggccaaggcggaGCCTCAAAGCTCTAGCGAAGATGAGAGAACCCCCCAGAAGAGTCGCAGCAGAGCCCAGAGCAAGAAGCGGAAGGCCGACGAAGCGATGAATGGAAATGCCGACGCCGACATGGATGCgaacgacgacgacgccgatGTTGGCATGGCTGATGCCGCTGAGACTTCCAGAGACGAGGATTccgagggcgaagaagaggactCGGAGACGCCTGAAaagcaggacaagaagagaCGCAAGAAGACTGACGGCGCTGGGCCTGTCATGACGGACAACTTCCAGACGGCAGAGTCAAGAGAGGTTGCGGGTGCCTCAACATTCGTTTCCCAAGACTCATCGCTTGTTCTGTCACACAATATCCAGCATCAAGTGGCTCTTCCGCCGGACCTCAACTACGAATACATTCCTCTCTCAGAGCACAAGTCGCCCGAGGAGCCTGCACGAACATACCCCTTCAAGCTGGATCCCTTCCAGAGCTTGTCTGTCGCATCCATTGAGCGCGAGGAGAGTGTGCTGGTATCAGCGCATACAAGTGCGGGAAAGACGGTGGTGGCGGAATACGCAGTCGCACAATGTCTCAAGCGCAACCAGAGGGTCATCTACACTAGTCCGATCAAGGCTCTGAGTAACCAGAAATATCGAGACTTTGAGGCCATCTTTGGAGATGTTGGCTTGATGACGGGTGATGTTACGATTAACCCCACGGCCAGTTGTCTGGTCATGACAACCGAGATTTTGCGGTCAATGTTGTATCGTGGTTCCGAGATTATGCGCGAGGTGGCCTGGGTCGTGTTTGACGAAATCCACTACATGCGAGACAAGACTCGAGGTGTGGTTTGGGAAGAGACTATCATCATGCTTCCCGACAAGGTCCGATATGTGTTCCTTTCGGCCACCATTCCGAATGCTTTCCAGTTTGCCGAGTGGATTGCCAAGATCCACCACCAAGCGTGCCACGTCGTCTATACCGATTTCAGACCTACACCCTTACAAAATTACTTCTACCCCGCCGGAGGAAAAGGCGCAAGGATGGTGGTGGATGAAAAGGGCAGCTTTAACGAGGAAAACTTCAACCTTGTTATGGCTGAGgtggaggaaaagaagggcgCTGACCCGGCTGACCCCACTGCCAAGATgaaaggaaagggaaagaataAGAAGACCAACAAGGGTGGCGCTGACGAAGGCTCCGATATCAACAAGATCATTCGAATGACGGTTAGAAAGAATTTTAACCCCGTCATTgtcttcaacttctccaagcGGGAATGTGAAAACATGGCCCTCAAGATCTCTAACCTGAACTTCAACGACGATTCTGAAAAGGCCATGGTCAACAAGGTCTTCCAGAGTGCTATTGACAGTTTGTCAGAACAGGACCGAGAGCTGCCACAAATCATGAACCTCCTGCCTCTGCTGCAAAAGGGTGTCGGCGTCCATCACTCAGGTCTGCTGCCCATTCTCAAGGAGACTATTGAGATTCTGTTCCAGGAATCCTTGATCAAGGTTCTCTTTGCGACCGAAACCTTTTCAATTGGTCTCAACATGCCTGCCAAGACTGTCGTCTTTACCCAGGTCACAAAGTGGGACGGCGTACAGAGACGACCAATCACC
The sequence above is drawn from the Trichoderma breve strain T069 chromosome 5, whole genome shotgun sequence genome and encodes:
- a CDS encoding cytochrome c oxidase subunit VIIc domain-containing protein, encoding MLSRAATRTTSAVARRGFHTTRPRMSSPYHYPEGPYSNLPFNPRSKWFGAGYWAFMATGFFAPFGIAVYQTYKTQ
- a CDS encoding rRNA-processing arch domain-containing protein; translated protein: MDDLFDVFEAKAEPQSSSEDERTPQKSRSRAQSKKRKADEAMNGNADADMDANDDDADVGMADAAETSRDEDSEGEEEDSETPEKQDKKRRKKTDGAGPVMTDNFQTAESREVAGASTFVSQDSSLVLSHNIQHQVALPPDLNYEYIPLSEHKSPEEPARTYPFKLDPFQSLSVASIEREESVLVSAHTSAGKTVVAEYAVAQCLKRNQRVIYTSPIKALSNQKYRDFEAIFGDVGLMTGDVTINPTASCLVMTTEILRSMLYRGSEIMREVAWVVFDEIHYMRDKTRGVVWEETIIMLPDKVRYVFLSATIPNAFQFAEWIAKIHHQACHVVYTDFRPTPLQNYFYPAGGKGARMVVDEKGSFNEENFNLVMAEVEEKKGADPADPTAKMKGKGKNKKTNKGGADEGSDINKIIRMTVRKNFNPVIVFNFSKRECENMALKISNLNFNDDSEKAMVNKVFQSAIDSLSEQDRELPQIMNLLPLLQKGVGVHHSGLLPILKETIEILFQESLIKVLFATETFSIGLNMPAKTVVFTQVTKWDGVQRRPITSSEYVQMAGRAGRRGLDARGVVIMMIDDKLEPEVAKQIVTGQQDRLNSAFYLGYNMILNLLRIEAISPEFMLERCFHQFQNAASVPSLEKDLMALQQEKDALTIPDEATVKDYYTIRQSLNTYTKDMRAVIQHPNYCLPFLQPGRLVQIHNVKESAEKIGGGLDFGWGVITDAYSRRPPKLGEPDYPPQESHIIEVLLYISKSSAEIIPGQLSGDMPPGLKPSGEEDGMFAVVPCLLTCIKAISQIRIFIPKDGLKSDDERKDASKALSEVQRRFPDGVPILDPLENMDISDESFKQLLRKIEVLESRLVTNPLHLSPMLPSLWDQYHAKVQILDKIKEKKKEIAKAHSIAQMDELKSRKRVLRRLGFINDAEVVQLKARVACEISSTEGHELLLSELLFDRFFNEMTPEAIAAVLSCFVFDEKLEAQALKEELQKPFREIQAKARMIAKVSQESKLDVNEDEYVQSLKWQLMETVYAWAQGRTFAEICKMANVYEGSFIRIFRRLEELLRQMAQAAKVMGNDDLTKKFDESLQKIRRDIVAAQSLYL